The Stenotrophomonas sp. ZAC14D1_NAIMI4_1 DNA segment ACCTCGCATGGTGGCTGGCGCGTGTCGCGCATCAGCCGCAGCGATTCGGAAGCCTGAGCCCGTGGTTGATACGCAACGGCTATCGTGCGCGTGGACAATCGGTATTGGCCGCAGCGCGGGCGCATCGCCCATGCTGCGGCGGATGAAACCTTCCCTCGTATCCTTTGAAGGCCAGGTCGGCCTGGTGACCGGCGCGGCCGGCGGTCTTGGCCTGGCGTACAGCCGCCTGTTGGCACAGCGTGGCGCGCATGTGGTGATGCATGACGTGGGCGCCGGCCTCGATGGCCGCGCCAGCGATCCCAACCGCATCGGCGACGCCGTGGCCGCCCTGCAGGCACAGGGCCTGTCGGTGGAGGCGGCCTCCGGTGCGATCAATGCGCGCGTGTGCTGCCACGCGCTGGTGCGCGAACTGCTGCAACGGCATGGGCGCATCGATTTCATCGTGCACAACGCCGGCTGGGTCGCGTACGAACTGCTTGAGGCGGTGGATGACGATGCCTTGGAGCAGATGCTGCGGCTGGCCGCCAAGACGCCACTGTGGCTGGCCCAGGCCGCCTGGCCGGCGATGCGCGACGCTGGCGGCGGCCGCATCGTGGTGACCACCTCCGACCGCGCGCTGTACCCGCAATACGCGCAGAAAGGCTTGGCGGGCTACGCGATGGCGAAGATGGCCGCGCTGGGGCTGGTCAACGTGCTGGCACTGGAGGGCGCCGAGCACGGCATCGTGGTCAACGCCGTTTCGCCGGTGGCAAAGACGCGCATGTGGGGCGTCGACGGCGAGCCCGACGAGCTGCACCCCGATGCGGTAGCCAGCGGCGTTGCCTTCCTGGCATCGACGCGGTGCCACGAAGGGGGCTGGGTGCTGCGCGCCAGTAACGGGCAGTTCCATGCGCTGCGCCTGCAGGAAGCCGAACATGTGGGCTACCCGCGCGACCTGCGCGCGGTGGCGGCTGACAGCATCGAGGCGGTGGCCCTGCAGTGGCCGGTGATCGCACGGCCGAGTGTCGACGCACGCGGCTGAGCGCGTACCCTAGGCAGCCCCCCGCTGCCCGTGCCGAGATGATCGATCTGCGCCTGCTCCGCCAGTTCGTGGCGGTGGCCGAAGAACTGCATTTCCATCGCGCCGCCGCGCGCCTGCACATGTCGCAGCCACCGCTGACGGCGGCGATGCGGCGGCTGGAGGATGACGTGGGCACGCGCTTGATCGTGCGCGGCAACCGCACGCTGGGGCTGACCGCCGCCGGGCAGACCCTGCTGGTGGAAGCCCGTGCCACGCTGCAGCAGGCCGGGCAGGCGCTGCAGCGCACCCGTGAAGCGGCGGCCGGGCAGATCGGCAGCCTGCGCGTGGGGTACGTTGGCAGCGCCCTGTACGGTCGCCT contains these protein-coding regions:
- a CDS encoding SDR family NAD(P)-dependent oxidoreductase — translated: MKPSLVSFEGQVGLVTGAAGGLGLAYSRLLAQRGAHVVMHDVGAGLDGRASDPNRIGDAVAALQAQGLSVEAASGAINARVCCHALVRELLQRHGRIDFIVHNAGWVAYELLEAVDDDALEQMLRLAAKTPLWLAQAAWPAMRDAGGGRIVVTTSDRALYPQYAQKGLAGYAMAKMAALGLVNVLALEGAEHGIVVNAVSPVAKTRMWGVDGEPDELHPDAVASGVAFLASTRCHEGGWVLRASNGQFHALRLQEAEHVGYPRDLRAVAADSIEAVALQWPVIARPSVDARG